From the Paracoccaceae bacterium Fryx2 genome, one window contains:
- the metF gene encoding methylenetetrahydrofolate reductase [NAD(P)H] — MTTPRISFEFFPPQTLEASFRLWETVQMLAPLKPAFSSVTYGAGGTTRKLTHEAVTTIGKHYGLNVAAHLTCVDATRAETLEIAAAYAAEGVTEIVALRGDAPKGATRFTPHPEGFASSVELIEALAATGNFTLRVGAYPEPHPDAADTLADVRWLKRKIDAGATSAITQFFFEAETFLRFRDLCVKEGISATIIPGILPIENWAGVKKFAARCGTQVPHWLDEAFAAAKRDGREDLLSVALCTELCDTLIGEGVEDLHFYTLNRPHLTRDVCHALGIMPEVALQDVALQDGALEKVA, encoded by the coding sequence ATGACCACGCCCCGTATTTCCTTCGAATTCTTCCCGCCGCAAACGCTGGAGGCGTCTTTCCGGCTGTGGGAAACGGTGCAGATGCTGGCGCCGCTGAAGCCTGCGTTTTCCTCGGTGACCTATGGCGCCGGCGGCACCACCCGCAAGCTGACGCACGAGGCGGTGACGACCATCGGCAAGCATTACGGGCTGAACGTGGCGGCGCACCTGACCTGTGTCGATGCCACCCGCGCCGAAACCCTTGAAATCGCGGCCGCCTATGCCGCCGAGGGCGTGACCGAGATCGTGGCCCTGCGCGGCGATGCGCCCAAGGGCGCCACCCGCTTCACCCCGCACCCCGAAGGCTTTGCCAGTTCGGTCGAGCTGATCGAGGCGCTGGCCGCGACCGGCAACTTCACCCTGCGGGTCGGCGCCTACCCCGAACCGCATCCCGATGCCGCCGACACACTGGCCGACGTGCGCTGGCTGAAGCGCAAGATCGACGCCGGTGCGACCAGCGCCATCACGCAGTTCTTCTTCGAGGCCGAAACCTTCCTGCGCTTCCGCGACCTCTGCGTGAAGGAAGGCATCTCCGCGACCATCATTCCGGGCATCCTGCCGATCGAGAACTGGGCCGGGGTGAAGAAATTCGCCGCCCGCTGCGGCACGCAGGTGCCGCACTGGCTCGACGAGGCCTTCGCCGCCGCCAAACGTGACGGGCGCGAGGATCTGCTGTCGGTCGCGCTCTGCACCGAGCTTTGCGACACGCTGATCGGTGAAGGGGTGGAGGATCTGCACTTCTACACCCTGAACCGGCCGCACCTGACCCGCGATGTCTGCCATGCGCTGGGCATCATGCCGGAAGTGGCGCTGCAGGACGTGGCTCTGCAAGACGGGGCTCTGGAAAAGGTCGCCTGA
- the aroQ gene encoding type II 3-dehydroquinate dehydratase, translating into MPDPIYLLNGPNLNLLGQRQPEVYGHETLADVEATCTALAAELGLRLRCNQSNHEGVLIDLIHEARGQGAGIIINPGAFTHTSVAILDALNAFDGPVLEVHISNVHKREAFRHHSYVSLRAEGVIAGFGTEGYLLALRRMATLLGASAGAVAT; encoded by the coding sequence GTGCCAGACCCGATCTACCTTCTGAACGGCCCCAACCTGAACCTTCTGGGCCAGCGCCAGCCCGAGGTTTACGGGCACGAAACGCTGGCCGACGTGGAGGCCACCTGCACGGCGCTGGCCGCCGAGCTTGGCCTGCGCCTGCGCTGCAATCAGTCGAACCACGAAGGGGTGCTGATCGACCTGATCCACGAGGCGCGGGGGCAGGGGGCCGGGATCATCATCAACCCCGGCGCCTTCACCCATACCTCGGTCGCGATTCTGGATGCGCTTAACGCCTTCGACGGCCCGGTGCTGGAGGTTCACATCTCGAACGTCCACAAGCGCGAGGCGTTCCGCCACCATTCTTACGTCAGCCTGCGGGCCGAAGGCGTGATCGCGGGCTTCGGCACCGAAGGCTACCTGCTGGCGCTGCGGCGGATGGCGACGCTGCTGGGCGCATCTGCCGGGGCGGTGGCGACATGA